In the Telopea speciosissima isolate NSW1024214 ecotype Mountain lineage chromosome 2, Tspe_v1, whole genome shotgun sequence genome, one interval contains:
- the LOC122651917 gene encoding 3-ketoacyl-CoA synthase 12-like has translation MELLMMAALVLAIPLIMSCLVKLVNQWKKQSSCYILHYECFKPSDDRKFDTEIADKYIMRNKNLGIHELKFLLRSIVNCGIGEETYIPKKVILGGEESLSLLDGISELDEFFYDTLDKLFHQTGVSPSEIDILVVNVSMFSTEPSLAARIINRYKMREDIKVFNLSGMGCSASLISIDIVQNVFKSYKKAFAVVVASESIGPNWYSGNDKSMMLVNCLFRCGGCSILLTNNPTLRHRAMFRLKGLVRTHLGASDEAHECAVQKEDEQGLRGFHLSRNLPRAATRALSENLRELAPKILPLKELLRYIIVSWLIRQPSPPLPDSSKSTGGGGNNRTGPTVRFKTGVDHFCLHTGGKAVINSVGKSLELTEYDLEPARMTLHRFGNTSASSPWYVLGYMEAKRRLKKGDKVLMITFGAGFKCSSCLWEVMRDLKDDNVWRDCIDRYPPKDLVNPFMEKFSWVMDENPENFSRD, from the coding sequence ATGGAACTCTTGATGATGGCCGCGTTGGTTCTTGCGATTCCATTAATAATGTCCTGCCTCGTCAAGCTGGTGAATCAATGGAAAAAGCAAAGCAGCTGCTACATACTCCACTACGAGTGCTTCAAGCCCTCCGACGATAGGAAGTTTGACACAGAAATTGCCGACAAATACATAATGCGAAACAAGAACCTGGGCATCCACGAATTAAAGTTCTTGCTGCGATCCATCGTCAACTGTGGCATTGGCGAAGAGACTTACATACCCAAAAAAGTCATCTTGGGTGGAGAAGAATCTCTTAGTCTCCTGGATGGCATCTCCGAGCTGGATGAATTCTTCTACGATACCCTCGACAAACTCTTCCACCAGACTGGAGTTTCTCCGTCGGAGATCGACATACTCGTCGTGAATGTATCAATGTTTTCGACAGAACCCTCCCTGGCCGCAAGGATAATCAACAGATACAAGATGAGAGAAGACATTAAAGTGTTTAATCTCTCAGGGATGGGCTGTAGTGCAAGCCTCATCTCCATTGACATCGTCCAGAACGTCTTCAAGTCTTACAAGAAAGCGTTTGCTGTTGTGGTAGCGTCAGAGTCGATCGGTCCGAACTGGTATTCCGGCAACGACAAGTCCATGATGCTCGTCAATTGTCTGTTCCGGTGTGGTGGATGCTCTATACTGTTAACAAACAACCCAACTCTCCGGCACCGGGCCATGTTCCGGCTCAAGGGCCTTGTGCGAACCCACCTAGGTGCCAGCGACGAAGCCCACGAGTGTGCAGTTCAGAAGGAAGACGAACAAGGGCTACGCGGGTTTCACCTGAGCCGAAATTTGCCCAGGGCTGCCACCCGAGCTTTGTCTGAGAACCTCAGAGAGTTAGCCCCCAAGATTCTACCACTAAAGGAGCTTCTCCGTTACATCATCGTGTCATGGCTGATCCGACAGCCATCCCCTCCTTTGCCTGACTCTTCCAAAAgcacaggaggaggaggaaacaATAGAACCGGTCCGACTGTGAGATTTAAAACCGGTGTTGACCATTTTTGTCTACACACAGGCGGAAAAGCGGTTATCAACAGCGTTGGGAAGAGTCTTGAGCTGACGGAGTATGATTTGGAGCCGGCGAGGATGACGCTTCATCGGTTTGGAAACACGTCGGCCAGTAGCCCGTGGTATGTACTGGGCTACATGGAGGCAAAGAGAAGGCTTAAGAAAGGTGATAAGGTGCTGATGATAACCTTTGGTGCAGGTTTCAAGTGTAGTAGCTGTCTGTGGGAGGTAATGAGAGATTTGAAAGATGACAATGTGTGGAGAGACTGTATTGATAGGTATCCTCCAAAAGACCTAGTAAACCCTTTCATGGAGAAGTTTAGTTGGGTCATGGACGAGAACCCTGAAAACTTCTCTCGGGATTGA